The genomic interval TTTCTATGTTGCTGACATTCATTTGTGTAGAGATGTGCACCTCTAGATTAATACTGTTTGCATAATTCATCACAGCTTGATCGGAAGCAATTATTGCAGAAACTCCGCTTTCTTTTGCAACATCAACAATTTGCTTCATTACTTTAATATCATGGTCATAAATAATAGTATTAACAGTCAGATAGCTCTTTATTTTATTTTCATTACAGATGCTTACTATGGTTTTTAGATTTTCTGTCGTAAAATTATTACTTGATTTTGCACGCATATTTAATTGCTCAATTCCGAAATAAACAGAATCTGCCTTTGCCTGTATTGCTGCCGCCAAAGATTCAAAAGAACCCACAGGAGCCATAATTTCAATATCTTCTTTTATATATTTCATCTGCTCTTAAAATTTAGCAATTGGTTGTTATGTTTTTCACAAAAAAAGTTAATACATTTTAAAAAATCGCAAATATAATTAAAAAAAGACCTATCTTTGTCAGTTCAAGTCTTTAAAATAAAATTAATAATAATTACAAAATATTATGGAAAACAATAAAGCTTTGGGAATGATTGAAACAAGAGGATTTACTGCAATGGTTGAAGCATCTGATGCAATGGTTAAGGCAGCAAACGTTGAATTGGTCGGATTTGAAGAAATAGGCGGCGGTTATGTAACTGCTATTGTGAGAGGAGATGTGGCTTCTGTCAGAGCTGCGGTTGATGCCGGTATTCGGGCAGCTGAAAAAGTAGGCGAAATTGTTTCATCACACGTTATTCCGAGACCGCATACAAATGTTGACTCTGCACTTCCTTTAAGCAAAAAGCAAAACAAAAAAGCTAAATAACAATGGATTCAAAAAAGAACATAGACTTACGGACGTATATCGTAATTGATTCATTACAATCACAAATGGCTTCCTACTTATCAACCGTTTCGCAAGGTTATCTTCCGGTTGGCGGACAGTCCTGTTGTATTATCGAAATTGCACCGGGTATTGAAATTAACACATTAACAGACGTTGCTCTTAAAGCTACAGATGTTACACCCGGAATGCAAATTGTAGAAAGAGCTTTCGGTTTACTTGAGGTTCACTCAAACAGTCAAGGAAATACTCGAACTGCAGGTGAAGCAGTCTTAAAATCAATTGAAAAAACAGAAGCCGACAGACTTAAGCCAAGAATACTTACAAGCCAACTTATTAAAAATGTCGAAGACCACCACGCTCAATTAATCAACAGAACAAGATGGGGAATGATGCTTCTGAAAGGAGATACATTATTTGTGTTGGAAGTAGAACCTGCCGGTTATGCATATTATGCTGCAAATGAAGCAGAAAAATCTGCAAATATTAATATTATTGACGTCAGAGGATTCGGTCAATTCGGTCGTATTTATATCGGAGGCAATGAAGCAGACGTATTAGAATGTAAATTAAATGTTGAAAAACGTTTAAACGAACTCTCCGGAAGAGAAATAAAATAAAAATCAGAAATAAAAAGCAAAAATATGGATTCAAAATCTCATATCGACCTAAGAACACATATAATAATTGATTCGCTTCAATTACAAATGGCTTCATATTTATCTACGGTTTCAAGAGGATACCTTCCAGTTGCAGGTCAATCTTGTTGTATTACGGAAATTGCTCCCGGCATTGAAATAAATACACTGACAGATGTTGCACTAAAAGCTGTTGATGTAACTCCGGGTATGCAAATTGTTGAAAGAGCATTCGGAATGCTTGAAGTACATTCAGACGAACAAGGAGATACCAGAATGGCGGGAGAAGCAATTCTGAATTCAATCGGAAAAACAGAAAAAGACAGAATAAAACCGCGAATACTTACAAGCCAACTTATTAAAAATGTTGAAGATCATCACGCACAATTAATTAACCGAACAAGAAAAGGAATGATGCTTCTCAGAGGAGATACACTATTTGTTCTTGAAGTTGAACCTGCAGGTTATGCTTATTATGCGGCTAATGAGGCAGAGAAAGCAGCAGATATTAAGATTGTTGAAGTTATGGGATTCGGTAAATTCGGAAGAATTTATATCGGAGGTAATGAAGCAGATGTGTTGGAATGTAAATTAATTGTTGAAAAACGATTATCCGAGATTTCAGGAAGAGAATAAATAAAAATAATTATTAACAATAAAATCAAAATTATTATGTCAGACAATTCATTAGCTTTAGGAATGATTGAATCACGAGGTTTTGTTGCAATGGTAGAAGCCTCTGATGCAATGGTAAAAGCAGCAAAAGTTGAATTAATAGGTTATGAACAAATCGGAGGCGGTTATGTAACTGCAATTGTTCGCGGTGATGTGGCTTCCGTAAGAGCAGCTGTTGATGCAGGTGTTCGTGCTGCCGAAAAAGTCGGAGAAATCGTATCCTCTCATGTTATACCTCGCCCTCACGGAAATGTTAACAGTGCTTTACCTCTTTCAGTTAAAAAAGGAAAATAATCAAATGTTTTAATAATTAAGAAAAATGGTATTAGCAAAAGTTGTCGGAACGGTTGTTTCCACTCATAAAGAACCTAAAATGGAGGGAATTAAATTTCTTCTTCTTGAAAAAATAGACCCTGTTACACAAAAAGGTAAAAATGATTTTGTCGTTTCAATGGATACTGTTGGTGCGGGATTAAATGAAATTGTTTTTTATGTGTCAGGGAGCGGAGCGAGACAAACAAGTCTTACTCTGGGAGTACCGACAGATTCTTCAATTATTGCAATCGTAGATTATATTGAAAAAGACGGAGTTTTCACATTTCAAAAACAATAAATTATTACGCAATGATTCTCGGAAAAGTTGTAGGAACAGTTGTCAGCAGCAAACAAAACGTTAATATTGAAGGAGCAAAATTTCTTTTGATTGAACAATGTAATCAAAAAGGAGAAAAAAGAGGAAATTTTATTATTGTACTTGATTTAGTCGGAGCCGGAAACAATGAATTAGTTATGGTTTCACAAAGTACCCCTGCTCGAGAAACTTCCGTTACTGCCAATAAACCTGTTGACGCAATAATTGTAGGAATAATTGATGTAATTGATGAGAATGGTAAAGTTGTATATACGAAATGAAAGTAGATAAAGATACGATTGTTCTTGGAGTTTTAGAATTCAGCAGCATTGCCGTCGGATTTCATGCCTTAGATGAGATGGTAAAAATCGCCCCTGTCAATATTGTTGATGCAAGAACAATTTGTTTCGGAAAATATCTTATTGTTTTCAGCGGAGATTTAGCTTCTGTAGAATATTCTTTTAA from Bacteroidales bacterium carries:
- a CDS encoding EutN/CcmL family microcompartment protein yields the protein MVLAKVVGTVVSTHKEPKMEGIKFLLLEKIDPVTQKGKNDFVVSMDTVGAGLNEIVFYVSGSGARQTSLTLGVPTDSSIIAIVDYIEKDGVFTFQKQ
- a CDS encoding EutN/CcmL family microcompartment protein; translation: MILGKVVGTVVSSKQNVNIEGAKFLLIEQCNQKGEKRGNFIIVLDLVGAGNNELVMVSQSTPARETSVTANKPVDAIIVGIIDVIDENGKVVYTK
- a CDS encoding BMC domain-containing protein; the encoded protein is MENNKALGMIETRGFTAMVEASDAMVKAANVELVGFEEIGGGYVTAIVRGDVASVRAAVDAGIRAAEKVGEIVSSHVIPRPHTNVDSALPLSKKQNKKAK
- a CDS encoding BMC domain-containing protein, which produces MSDNSLALGMIESRGFVAMVEASDAMVKAAKVELIGYEQIGGGYVTAIVRGDVASVRAAVDAGVRAAEKVGEIVSSHVIPRPHGNVNSALPLSVKKGK